A portion of the Maylandia zebra isolate NMK-2024a linkage group LG9, Mzebra_GT3a, whole genome shotgun sequence genome contains these proteins:
- the LOC143420543 gene encoding uncharacterized protein LOC143420543, with product METEGKKARATYFTALEAEILMAAYADSMHIMQKKSNTAAAAKEREHAWQNIADRVNACNPTGPKRTWQQVKMKYKNIVQTANRKKAEARKTGGGPPPPPLTEAEQLALSQNSGRPVAEGISAGTSSESITPQDTSAYIRGKSKTIHGVHTSILHSHHDQNELCRSAVTVLLTENDSHQTVR from the exons atggagacggagggaaagaaggcgcgggcGACGTATTTCACAGCGCTCGAGGcggaaattctgatggcagcatatgccgacaGCATGCACATCAtgcagaaaaaaagcaacacagcCGCAGCTGCAAaggaaagggagcatgcatggcaaaacatagccgacagagtcaatgc gtgcaacccaacaggccccaaacgtacctggcagcaagtaaaaatgaaatacaagaacatagtccaaacag ccaacagaaaaaaagcggaggcccggaaaacaggtgggggtcctccaccaccaccactcacagaggctgagcagttggccctcagccaaaacagtgggcgccctgtggctgaaggcatctctgcggggacatcctctgagtcaataaccccgcaagacacaagtgcctacataagggGTAAATCCAAAACAATACATGGCGTGCACACATCCATTCTGCACAGTCACCATGACCAAAATGAACTATGTCGCAGTGCAGTTACTGTCCTACTGACAGAGAATGACAGTCATCAAACAGTTAGGTGA